A window from Theobroma cacao cultivar B97-61/B2 chromosome 3, Criollo_cocoa_genome_V2, whole genome shotgun sequence encodes these proteins:
- the LOC18606192 gene encoding H/ACA ribonucleoprotein complex subunit 1: MATMNPFDLLGDDIEDPSLLIAAAQQQKLEKPKKAPASAPAQAQPAKPAKLPTKPTPPAQAVREAKSEPGRGGGRGGGRGGSGFNRDSNVGDNSNGFSGGYRPSEEGEGKLSERRGFGGPRGSFRGGRRGGFSNEESGEGERPRRQYDRRSGTGRGNEFKRDGAGRGNWGTSTDEIAPETEVNVPENEKNVGAEKQSGEEDVVDASKENAANEPEEKEPENKEMTLEEYEKILDEKRKALLALKTEERKVDVKEFESMQQLSNKKSNDDIFIKLGSEKDKRKDADKEERVKKSVSINEFLKPAEGERYYGPGRGRGRGRGPRGGYGGIAGSNVPAPAIEDRGQFPTLGGK, from the exons ATGGCAACCATGAACCCTTTCGATCTCTTGGGTGATGATATTGAAGACCCAAGTTTGCTTATTGCGGCTGCTCAGCAGCAGAAGCTGGAGAAGCCTAAGAAAGCTCCTGCTTCGGCTCCAGCTCAAGCTCAGCCTGCTAAGCCTGCTAAGCTCCCCACCAAGCCAACTCCTCCTGCTCAAGCTG TGAGAGAGGCCAAGAGTGAGCCTGGACGTGGAGGAGGCCGTGGTGGTGGACGTGGTGGCAGTGGGTTCAATCGTGATTCCAATGTTGGTGATAATTCCAATGGATTTTCAGGAGGGTACAGACCCTCTGAAGAGGGAGAAGGAAAGCTATCTGAAAGGCGTGGCTTTGGTGGGCCTCGAGGTTCTTTCCGTGGGGGTCGTCGTGGTGGTTTTAGCAATGAAGAATCTGGAGAAGGGGAACGCCCTCGTAGGCAGTATGATCGCCGCAGTGGGACTGGACGTGG AAATGAGTTCAAACGTGATGGTGCTGGACGTGGTAATTGGGGAACTTCAACTGATGAAATTGCTCC GGAGACTGAGGTAAATGTCCCTGAGAATGAAAAGAATGTGGGTGCTGAGAAGCAATCTGGAGAGGAAGATGTCGTGGATGCCAGCAAGGAGAATGCTGCAAATGAACCTGAAGAGAAGGAGCCTGAAAATAAG GAGATGACTTTAGAAGAATATGAGAAGATTCTTGACGAGAAGAGGAAAGCTTTGCTTGCCCTTAAGACTGAAGAAAGGAAAGTTGATGTCAAAGAGTTTGAGTCCATGCAACAACTTTCAAATAAGAAGAGCAATGATGACATCTTTATCAAACTC GGTTCTGAAAAGGACAAGCGCAAAGATGCtgataaagaagaaagagtgAAAAAG TCTGTCAGCATAAATGAGTTCTTGAAGCCAGCTGAAGGGGAGAGGTACTATGGCCCAGGACGTGGACGTGGCCGTGGCCGTGGTCCCAGAGGTGGATATGGAGGCATCGCAGGGAGTAATGTGCCAGCCCCCGCAATTGAAGATCGTGGGCAGTTCCCCACTTTGGGTGGCAAGTGA